A region of Allocoleopsis franciscana PCC 7113 DNA encodes the following proteins:
- the ppsA gene encoding phosphoenolpyruvate synthase, which translates to MLTSTRVTSTQTTQEQSLILWFDEIGLKDIPLVGGKNASLGELIRQLQPKGVNVPNGFAITAYAYRYFIEKAGLSAQLRELFADLDVDDVRNLQQHGNKARRLILSVNFPPELEAAIGAAYQKLCNRYGEDTEVAVRSSATAEDLPDASFAGQQETYLNVQSLTRVLEYCHRCFASLFTDRAISYRQRNGFDQLEVALSVGVQKMVRSDLAASGVMFSIDTESGFKNAALITAAYGLGENIVQGAVNPDEYLVFKPTLKDGFRPILDKRLGNKRIKMVYDMGSSRLTKNVWVPESEQDKYCLTDDEILQLARWAVQIEEHYSQVRGVYTPMDIEWAKDGLTNELFVVQARPETVQSQKSSNVLKTYHLKQHSEVLVKGRSVGATIGQGIARVILDVSQIHLFQPGEVLVTNKTDPDWEPIMKKASAIVTNQGGRTCHAAIIARELGIPAIVGCTDATDVLKTGQEVTISCAEGDEGLVYKGLLPFEVKETRLENLPRTRTQILMNVGNPEQAFSLASIPCDGVGLARLEFIIANHIQTHPLALLHFDELEDEVVKAQIAELTKLYDHKPEFFVDKLACGIGMIAAAFYPKPVIVRLSDLKTNEYANLLGGKPFEPKEENPMLGWRGASRYYDEKYRDAFALECQALKRVREEMGLTNVIPMIPFCRTPDEGRQVLAEMAKNGLERGVNGLHVYVMCELPSNVILADEFSKVFDGFSIGSNDLTQLTLGLDRDSALVAPIFDERNKGVKRMVKMAIADAKEHGCKIGICGQAPSDYPEFAQFLVEQGIDSISLNPDSVLKTILMVAQVEGVEH; encoded by the coding sequence ATGCTGACATCCACCCGCGTGACATCTACCCAAACAACCCAAGAGCAATCTCTGATTCTGTGGTTTGACGAAATAGGGCTTAAGGATATTCCCTTGGTAGGCGGAAAAAATGCCTCCTTGGGTGAACTCATTCGACAACTCCAGCCCAAAGGTGTTAATGTTCCCAATGGGTTTGCCATCACCGCTTATGCCTACCGTTACTTTATTGAAAAAGCGGGTTTATCAGCCCAGTTGCGCGAACTATTTGCTGACCTAGATGTAGATGATGTCAGAAATCTTCAACAGCATGGCAACAAAGCGCGGAGATTAATCCTCAGTGTCAACTTTCCTCCAGAACTGGAAGCGGCAATTGGTGCAGCTTATCAAAAGTTATGCAACCGTTACGGCGAAGACACAGAAGTCGCTGTTCGCTCGTCTGCAACCGCTGAAGACCTTCCCGATGCTAGCTTTGCGGGTCAGCAAGAAACTTATTTAAACGTCCAAAGTCTCACCAGAGTTTTGGAATATTGCCACCGATGTTTTGCCTCTCTATTTACTGACCGTGCCATCTCCTATCGTCAACGCAATGGCTTTGATCAGTTAGAGGTTGCCCTCTCTGTGGGTGTGCAGAAAATGGTGCGTTCCGATTTAGCCGCTTCGGGCGTTATGTTTTCTATTGATACCGAAAGTGGCTTCAAGAATGCGGCCTTAATTACAGCGGCTTACGGTTTAGGAGAAAACATCGTCCAAGGTGCCGTGAACCCAGATGAATATTTAGTCTTCAAACCGACCTTAAAAGATGGATTTCGTCCCATTTTGGACAAACGACTAGGCAACAAGCGGATCAAAATGGTCTATGACATGGGTAGTTCTAGATTAACGAAAAATGTCTGGGTACCGGAATCTGAACAGGATAAATATTGCCTAACCGATGACGAAATTCTCCAATTAGCACGTTGGGCGGTGCAGATTGAAGAACATTATTCTCAAGTTCGGGGCGTCTACACCCCCATGGATATTGAGTGGGCAAAAGATGGGTTGACCAATGAACTTTTTGTTGTTCAGGCGCGTCCCGAAACGGTGCAATCTCAGAAGTCTAGCAACGTCCTCAAAACTTACCACCTTAAACAACATAGTGAAGTTTTAGTTAAGGGTCGTAGCGTCGGCGCGACCATTGGTCAGGGTATAGCCCGTGTAATTTTAGATGTCAGCCAAATTCATCTGTTCCAACCCGGTGAAGTCTTAGTGACTAACAAGACAGACCCCGATTGGGAACCGATTATGAAGAAAGCCAGTGCAATTGTGACCAATCAGGGAGGGCGAACTTGCCACGCGGCAATTATTGCCAGGGAATTGGGTATCCCGGCGATTGTGGGTTGCACGGATGCAACGGATGTATTGAAGACCGGTCAAGAGGTGACCATTTCCTGCGCGGAAGGGGACGAAGGATTGGTTTACAAGGGTTTGTTGCCCTTTGAGGTGAAAGAGACGAGATTGGAAAACTTACCTCGGACTCGGACTCAAATCTTGATGAATGTGGGCAACCCAGAACAAGCTTTTAGCTTAGCTTCTATCCCTTGCGATGGTGTGGGTTTAGCTCGGTTAGAATTTATCATTGCCAACCACATTCAAACGCACCCGTTGGCGTTGCTTCACTTCGATGAGTTGGAAGATGAAGTGGTTAAAGCCCAAATTGCCGAACTGACAAAACTTTATGACCACAAGCCTGAATTCTTTGTGGATAAGTTGGCTTGTGGCATCGGGATGATTGCAGCCGCCTTTTATCCCAAGCCTGTGATTGTGCGGCTGTCCGACCTCAAGACAAATGAGTATGCCAACCTCTTGGGTGGTAAGCCGTTTGAGCCGAAGGAAGAGAACCCGATGCTGGGATGGCGTGGCGCGTCTCGTTATTACGATGAGAAATATCGCGATGCCTTTGCTTTGGAATGTCAGGCACTCAAGCGAGTGCGGGAGGAGATGGGTTTAACCAATGTGATTCCCATGATTCCCTTCTGTCGTACACCGGATGAGGGTCGTCAAGTGTTAGCAGAAATGGCTAAAAACGGTTTAGAACGGGGCGTCAACGGCTTACATGTTTATGTGATGTGTGAGTTGCCGAGTAATGTGATTTTAGCGGATGAGTTTAGTAAGGTGTTTGACGGCTTCTCGATTGGTTCTAATGACCTGACACAGCTAACTTTGGGTTTAGACCGGGATTCCGCCTTAGTGGCTCCTATCTTTGATGAACGCAATAAAGGCGTGAAGCGGATGGTGAAAATGGCGATCGCAGATGCGAAGGAGCATGGTTGTAAAATTGGGATTTGTGGTCAGGCTCCCAGCGACTATCCTGAGTTTGCTCAATTCTTGGTCGAACAGGGAATTGACTCGATTAGCCTCAACCCTGATTCTGTTCTCAAGACCATCTTGATGGTTGCCCAAGTGGAGGGAGTTGAACACTAG
- a CDS encoding DUF6930 domain-containing protein gives MSALNPTTCRRLKKLQQIPSVWEGDRRSLSAFSDTMESESEGNSECILWVDGSEGIVRAMDVVSPEMGPEAVVRALLRAMEHPQNPAQPARPSKIVVRDREIQFYLRGVLQDLDITIDYVPNLPLIDEVFRGFAEVASNRRPELPPQYADLLLEKSHELWQDAPWELLADHNILSIEINRWDVETFYASVMGMLGMEYGVLLYRSLDSLKRFRASVLAEESFEAMEKAFLGQDCLFLTFGRDDDEEDEGDEEEDFDLADLPVSDIVPNFGTVHPLEGMRPFLYDEEAIALYIALEALHRFFKATSRQLAADDFPAISKRYRIPIPLEVESKSTLSVKVSTLPDVATELLEMAQFAGEDDFEDDFDDDFDDDLDEAEMAVPLRDDLVPKDAFLSLGMIPWESVEMLRTGVDCYQSKEVQEAGEGMPVILIQTTRPKAKVLIEQIQTAGGLKGICFNPGEDPFVGERYDLGILQTENSNLYLFGEFPEADPTHTSARKKWDQRCKKIKGHCGLIIAKGLTGAARGNPQPSDMLAFFEARSLSAKELGLGMLQLMPQFE, from the coding sequence ATGTCTGCCCTGAATCCCACTACTTGTCGTCGGCTTAAAAAATTACAACAAATTCCTAGTGTGTGGGAAGGTGATCGCCGTTCGCTGTCAGCTTTTTCAGATACTATGGAATCGGAGAGTGAAGGGAACAGCGAATGTATTCTCTGGGTTGATGGTTCCGAAGGCATTGTGCGGGCGATGGATGTGGTGTCGCCAGAAATGGGTCCAGAAGCCGTTGTGCGTGCCTTGCTGCGAGCAATGGAGCATCCCCAAAACCCGGCTCAACCGGCTCGTCCCTCAAAGATTGTAGTTCGAGACCGGGAAATTCAGTTTTACTTGCGCGGTGTCCTGCAAGATTTGGATATTACGATTGATTACGTTCCAAATTTACCTTTAATTGATGAGGTCTTTCGGGGGTTTGCGGAAGTCGCCAGCAATCGACGCCCTGAGCTCCCTCCTCAATATGCCGACCTTCTGCTGGAAAAATCCCATGAACTTTGGCAGGATGCCCCTTGGGAACTGCTAGCTGACCACAATATTCTCTCGATTGAAATCAATCGGTGGGATGTGGAGACGTTTTACGCCTCCGTCATGGGAATGCTGGGGATGGAGTATGGCGTCCTGCTATATCGCTCATTGGATTCCCTAAAACGGTTTCGGGCTTCGGTTTTAGCCGAGGAGTCGTTCGAGGCGATGGAAAAAGCCTTTTTAGGGCAAGATTGCTTGTTTCTCACCTTTGGACGAGATGACGATGAAGAAGATGAAGGGGATGAAGAGGAGGACTTTGATTTAGCGGACTTGCCGGTGTCGGATATTGTGCCGAATTTCGGGACGGTGCATCCGTTGGAAGGTATGCGACCCTTTCTGTATGACGAAGAAGCGATCGCACTTTACATTGCCCTGGAAGCACTGCATCGGTTTTTCAAAGCGACATCTCGGCAGTTAGCGGCAGATGATTTCCCTGCAATCTCCAAGCGTTACCGCATCCCCATTCCCTTAGAAGTTGAATCAAAATCAACGCTTTCGGTTAAAGTTTCCACGCTCCCAGATGTGGCAACCGAGTTGTTGGAGATGGCTCAGTTCGCTGGCGAAGATGACTTTGAAGACGACTTTGATGATGACTTTGATGATGACTTGGACGAAGCGGAAATGGCGGTACCGCTACGGGATGACTTAGTCCCCAAAGATGCATTCCTCAGCCTGGGCATGATTCCGTGGGAAAGTGTGGAAATGTTACGGACTGGTGTCGATTGCTACCAGTCTAAGGAAGTTCAGGAAGCCGGTGAAGGGATGCCGGTTATTTTGATTCAAACCACTCGTCCCAAGGCAAAAGTGCTGATTGAGCAGATTCAAACGGCTGGGGGTTTAAAAGGGATTTGCTTTAATCCAGGAGAAGACCCCTTTGTGGGTGAGCGTTATGACTTGGGCATTCTTCAGACGGAAAATAGTAATCTATACCTGTTTGGCGAGTTCCCCGAAGCCGACCCCACCCATACGTCTGCTCGTAAAAAGTGGGATCAGCGCTGCAAGAAAATTAAAGGACATTGCGGCTTAATCATTGCCAAGGGTCTGACGGGAGCAGCACGCGGCAATCCTCAGCCTAGTGATATGCTGGCATTTTTTGAGGCGCGATCGCTCTCTGCCAAAGAGTTGGGATTAGGGATGCTTCAGTTGATGCCGCAGTTTGAGTAA
- a CDS encoding HesB/IscA family protein: MTQATQPQQRGIQLTEAALKHVLALRQRQGKDLYLRVGVRQGGCSGMSYMMDFEDPSKVQEKDEVFDYEGFKIVCDPKSMLYLYGLVLDYSDAMIGGGFQFTNPNASQSCGCGKSFGV; the protein is encoded by the coding sequence ATGACACAAGCAACTCAGCCCCAACAAAGAGGTATCCAACTGACAGAGGCCGCCCTCAAGCATGTTTTAGCCTTGCGCCAGAGACAAGGAAAAGACCTCTACTTGCGTGTGGGTGTCCGCCAGGGAGGCTGTTCGGGGATGTCTTACATGATGGATTTTGAAGACCCTAGTAAAGTTCAGGAGAAGGATGAAGTCTTTGACTATGAAGGCTTCAAAATTGTCTGTGATCCCAAAAGTATGCTTTATCTCTATGGCTTAGTCCTCGATTACAGCGATGCCATGATTGGTGGTGGATTCCAATTCACCAACCCCAACGCTAGTCAAAGCTGTGGTTGTGGTAAATCCTTTGGTGTTTAA
- a CDS encoding tetratricopeptide repeat protein gives MTESITSMFDIGLERYNAGEGPDTLLPVFKEICDRSPKTAAAWSCLAWLYLLDNKPEQAYKTALKGVKLDQSAPQARVNLAIAMLEIGQTGVRKHIDVARQLMAMDSQVRHDLMESLEDGLNRKPDWQSLKRVQSWLSES, from the coding sequence ATGACTGAATCCATTACCTCCATGTTCGATATTGGTCTGGAACGTTACAACGCGGGTGAAGGCCCAGATACACTGCTTCCAGTTTTCAAGGAAATTTGCGATCGCTCCCCCAAAACGGCTGCCGCTTGGAGTTGTCTCGCATGGCTTTATTTGCTGGATAACAAACCGGAACAAGCCTATAAAACGGCTCTCAAGGGCGTTAAGTTAGACCAGAGTGCCCCCCAAGCCAGAGTTAACCTCGCCATCGCCATGTTGGAAATCGGTCAAACCGGGGTGCGGAAACACATTGATGTCGCGAGGCAGCTAATGGCGATGGATTCCCAAGTCCGGCACGACTTGATGGAAAGTCTGGAAGACGGACTGAACAGAAAACCTGATTGGCAAAGTTTAAAGCGCGTCCAAAGCTGGTTATCTGAGTCTTGA
- a CDS encoding two-partner secretion domain-containing protein — protein sequence MVALISGMLWMVTYFPGDFGLGLIRVLKVGGVITLRGCCAISFAGAPWAIAFAGNPALAQITPDTMLGTESSVVTPNINIRGLPGDRIDGGAVRGANLFHSFQEFNVGEGQRVYFANPTGIENILSRITGNNLSNILGTLGVDGGANLFLLNPNGIIFGAGAKLDISGSFLASTANSVVFNNGYQFSATNPEAPPLLTVSVPLGVQYGSNQPRATITNSGILAVGQNFTLNAGNLDLQGLVQAGKDLTLQAQDTVKIRDSAINPFIAAAGNQLLVQGNETVDIFALNHANSGFFSSGDMVLRSPNSVMGDAHYTTGGNFRIERLDGSLGNLWSPGDPVIRATGNVSFTNYTGASLHIFAGGSVNITGRVTITGIDATNFINETVTLSDQTTELSVNGSTRPTLDIRAGTLAVGNPVNVCVGCPLFQPTSLTFLNTPLTADITINEIVINRPDGLVFLTNQYQPNSALAGNIQVTGIFADDSNGSFIGKGSDVVIDSRGNITLPEDGRIQTNSGTGNAGNVTLFANGSFFMNPGSQIQAVTFGQGNSGNVTIKVGDAVINSGIGTVIYTNVGSDTGANAGDINIQAGSLSLIDGAQLQAIGGQGNAGNVIINVRDDVLISGADSSGEYNSSIYTSIGEGATGNGGNIEIEAGTLTLTDYGFLDAGAFSVDGGVSSQGQSQAGNIILNVRDTITVAGFNAISGYPSGMSVGTYAGASGQAGRITINTDKLRVADGAYLSASTYNSSNGGEITVNANIVELTGGGQILALPYAQGNGGNVTLNVSDRLTISGYDPTFQSRLIEFGSGVVINQGNVSGVFTGYGLGVLPTFLNIPVESTGNAGNISIIGPREVNIDQGELFTGAFNTGNAGTLSITQTGSVRLTNLASMSTSTFGTGNAGTLLIETGNLSVQNQSFIISATVGDGDAGDLTIRANDSVEVNSGSRITSQTSGSGNAADLTVETRRLSLRNGEISSGAGTRITTDGDFLIFSQSNGRSGNLTIKALESVDIGGEPGTPIGGLFTATFGYGQGGDLSVETGRLTIQDGGRIEAGTFGNGLGGTVRINALESIELIGTSADGTFASGVSAYSRPPLDFDANLWQGNANSGGVNLTTNQLIIRDGAEVTTAVEGASQTGNAGDIQVQANSLSLTNGGRITSRSDGVSNAGNINVNVTGNLRSSGGTISATSTQLGGGNINIAADDIRLDGNSLISTSVKESTGGGGNITINSTVFLAIEDSDILANAADGRGGDIFINSEAFLADIFSRRLAEPVGRNPGDFARFRNNDRVDISADSKAGQSGTVTYPDIEQIRGVPALPSNLVDAEGLIDRRCTPNNDARKSSFTITGRGGLPPSPSDPLMNDEVWVDWISLEEREENGNAAATETHSTSSNPKSLVEAQGWIINEKGQVVLTAQAPTVTPNRPQLELPPCEENEAAFDQ from the coding sequence ATGGTCGCATTAATTTCGGGGATGCTCTGGATGGTGACCTATTTCCCTGGGGATTTTGGATTAGGGTTAATCAGAGTGTTAAAAGTCGGGGGAGTGATAACCTTAAGGGGATGCTGCGCGATCAGCTTCGCTGGTGCCCCTTGGGCAATCGCATTTGCCGGCAATCCAGCTTTAGCCCAGATTACACCCGATACAATGTTAGGGACGGAATCGTCTGTGGTTACACCTAACATTAATATTAGAGGACTTCCGGGCGATCGCATTGATGGCGGGGCAGTTCGAGGAGCTAACTTATTTCACAGTTTCCAAGAATTCAATGTTGGAGAAGGACAGCGAGTTTATTTTGCTAATCCAACGGGAATTGAGAATATCCTCAGTCGAATAACGGGTAATAACCTCTCGAATATCCTGGGAACGTTGGGAGTGGATGGAGGAGCAAATCTATTTTTGCTCAATCCTAATGGCATTATTTTTGGCGCAGGTGCAAAACTCGATATTTCAGGTTCGTTTTTGGCGAGTACTGCCAATAGTGTGGTGTTTAATAATGGCTATCAATTCAGTGCGACAAACCCAGAAGCACCGCCATTACTAACTGTAAGTGTTCCTCTGGGCGTGCAGTATGGGTCGAATCAACCACGAGCAACGATCACTAATAGTGGAATATTAGCCGTAGGGCAAAACTTCACTCTAAATGCTGGAAATTTAGATTTACAAGGTTTAGTGCAGGCAGGAAAGGATTTAACGCTACAAGCCCAAGATACAGTTAAGATTCGAGATAGTGCCATTAATCCGTTTATTGCTGCGGCTGGAAATCAATTGCTGGTTCAAGGGAATGAAACGGTTGATATTTTTGCCTTGAATCATGCCAATAGTGGCTTCTTTTCCAGTGGCGACATGGTGTTAAGGTCGCCTAATTCGGTAATGGGTGATGCTCACTATACTACTGGGGGGAATTTTCGGATTGAACGGCTTGATGGCAGTTTGGGGAATTTATGGAGTCCTGGTGACCCTGTAATTCGTGCTACTGGTAATGTTAGTTTTACTAATTATACCGGAGCATCACTGCATATTTTTGCTGGGGGTTCAGTTAATATTACTGGTCGTGTCACGATTACGGGTATAGATGCGACTAATTTTATTAATGAAACGGTTACTCTTTCAGATCAAACAACTGAACTCTCAGTTAATGGAAGTACTCGACCTACTCTAGATATTCGTGCTGGAACTTTGGCAGTCGGTAATCCTGTAAACGTATGCGTAGGTTGCCCCTTGTTCCAACCAACGAGCCTTACTTTTCTCAATACACCGTTAACGGCTGATATAACTATTAACGAAATTGTTATCAATAGACCCGATGGCCTGGTGTTTTTAACCAATCAGTACCAGCCTAATTCAGCACTAGCGGGAAATATACAAGTAACGGGAATTTTTGCTGATGATAGTAATGGTAGTTTTATCGGTAAAGGCAGTGATGTTGTTATCGACTCTCGCGGTAATATTACACTTCCTGAAGATGGCAGGATTCAAACCAATTCCGGAACGGGTAATGCTGGAAACGTCACCCTATTTGCTAACGGCTCGTTCTTCATGAATCCTGGCTCTCAAATACAGGCTGTTACGTTCGGGCAGGGGAATTCAGGGAATGTAACGATCAAGGTTGGTGATGCTGTAATCAACTCAGGAATTGGCACGGTTATCTATACCAATGTAGGATCTGACACTGGAGCAAATGCGGGTGATATTAATATCCAAGCGGGTTCACTTTCCTTAATTGATGGCGCTCAACTGCAAGCAATTGGTGGGCAGGGAAACGCAGGGAATGTAATCATTAATGTCCGCGATGATGTTCTCATCTCCGGAGCAGATTCTAGTGGAGAATATAATAGTTCCATCTACACTTCTATAGGGGAGGGGGCTACAGGTAATGGTGGCAATATCGAGATTGAAGCAGGGACGCTTACCTTAACCGATTATGGTTTTCTTGATGCAGGTGCTTTCTCAGTTGATGGAGGTGTTTCCTCACAAGGACAGAGTCAAGCAGGCAATATCATTCTAAATGTTCGCGACACTATCACTGTTGCTGGATTTAATGCTATCTCTGGATACCCTAGTGGAATGTCTGTAGGCACATATGCAGGAGCAAGCGGGCAAGCAGGACGGATTACTATTAATACCGATAAGCTGCGTGTAGCTGATGGTGCCTATTTAAGCGCTTCAACCTACAATTCCAGTAATGGAGGTGAGATTACTGTTAATGCCAACATTGTAGAACTAACTGGTGGCGGACAAATTCTCGCGCTACCTTACGCTCAAGGAAATGGAGGAAATGTTACCCTTAATGTTAGCGATCGCCTCACTATTTCCGGTTATGACCCGACGTTTCAAAGCCGATTGATTGAATTTGGGTCAGGTGTTGTCATCAATCAAGGCAATGTTAGTGGAGTATTTACAGGCTATGGACTCGGTGTACTTCCCACATTCCTAAATATTCCCGTTGAGTCCACCGGCAACGCTGGCAATATCTCCATCATCGGGCCGCGAGAGGTAAATATCGATCAGGGAGAACTCTTTACAGGAGCCTTTAATACAGGAAATGCAGGTACTCTGTCCATCACCCAAACCGGTTCGGTGAGGTTAACCAACTTGGCTTCAATGTCCACATCAACATTCGGTACGGGGAATGCAGGTACTCTGTTGATTGAAACGGGCAATCTCAGCGTTCAAAATCAGTCATTTATTATTAGTGCTACCGTTGGTGATGGAGATGCTGGAGATTTGACGATACGCGCTAATGATTCAGTAGAAGTGAACAGTGGAAGTCGAATTACGTCCCAGACAAGTGGGAGTGGCAATGCGGCAGATTTAACGGTGGAAACTCGACGATTAAGTCTCAGGAATGGAGAGATTTCATCCGGTGCTGGTACAAGAATTACCACCGATGGAGATTTTTTAATTTTTTCTCAAAGTAATGGTCGTAGTGGAAATTTAACGATAAAAGCATTGGAATCTGTAGACATTGGTGGAGAACCGGGAACCCCGATAGGTGGTTTATTTACTGCGACATTTGGTTATGGACAAGGTGGAGACTTATCCGTTGAAACCGGACGATTGACGATTCAAGATGGAGGGCGAATAGAAGCTGGTACATTTGGTAATGGTTTAGGAGGCACGGTTAGAATTAATGCTTTGGAATCTATTGAACTTATCGGCACTTCAGCAGATGGAACGTTTGCCAGTGGCGTATCTGCCTATAGTCGCCCACCGCTCGATTTCGACGCTAATTTGTGGCAAGGCAATGCCAATAGCGGAGGCGTAAACCTAACAACTAACCAATTAATTATCCGAGATGGAGCAGAGGTGACAACTGCTGTTGAGGGAGCATCTCAGACTGGAAATGCTGGAGACATTCAAGTGCAAGCGAATTCCCTCTCTCTAACCAATGGCGGGAGAATTACCAGTCGCAGTGATGGAGTGAGTAATGCAGGGAATATTAATGTTAATGTAACAGGGAATTTGCGTTCAAGTGGTGGCACGATTTCTGCAACATCCACTCAATTAGGGGGCGGCAATATTAACATTGCAGCAGATGATATTCGCCTGGATGGGAACAGCTTGATTAGTACCAGTGTGAAGGAAAGTACAGGCGGTGGCGGCAATATCACGATTAACTCAACCGTCTTCCTCGCCATCGAAGACAGCGACATTCTCGCCAATGCGGCTGATGGACGAGGAGGCGATATTTTCATTAACTCTGAAGCATTTCTCGCTGACATTTTCTCCCGTCGTTTAGCTGAACCCGTTGGACGCAATCCCGGTGATTTTGCTCGGTTTCGCAATAACGATCGCGTCGATATTTCTGCTGACTCAAAAGCAGGTCAAAGTGGTACCGTTACCTATCCCGATATTGAGCAGATACGAGGTGTGCCTGCCTTACCCTCTAACTTGGTCGATGCAGAAGGATTAATCGATCGCCGATGTACTCCTAATAACGACGCACGCAAGAGCAGTTTTACCATTACGGGACGCGGTGGCTTGCCCCCCAGTCCCAGCGACCCCCTGATGAATGACGAAGTTTGGGTGGATTGGATTAGCCTTGAAGAAAGGGAAGAAAACGGCAATGCTGCGGCTACTGAAACCCATTCCACTTCTTCTAACCCAAAATCACTTGTAGAAGCTCAAGGGTGGATAATCAATGAAAAAGGGCAGGTTGTTCTTACAGCACAAGCACCAACCGTTACACCCAATCGTCCTCAATTAGAATTACCACCTTGTGAGGAGAACGAGGCGGCGTTTGATCAGTAG
- a CDS encoding M48 family metallopeptidase: protein MGISKTLLVGLKADDFRHPLDFEATQSLKQVPGLDLMVRNLLGPLAEQFFYLNNIAASVLVGENQLPHLHELLLDACKTLDLDPPQLYVHQHPAPNAYTFAMRGKQPFIVLHTSLIDMLTPEEIQAVIAHELGHLKCEHSVYLTPLNIIILAASLIPTWGSVIAQSVQAQLLEWVRCAEFTCDRAALLATQNPRVVMSVLMKLAGGSPTLAPQLNLDAFIDQARAYDAISSTELGEMLKSAQTAQLTHPVPVLRAREIDRWASSQIYQSLLQRQKTGYNEKVVPQGGWRNW, encoded by the coding sequence ATGGGAATTTCAAAAACACTTCTCGTTGGCCTCAAGGCAGACGATTTTCGTCATCCCCTTGATTTTGAGGCAACCCAATCCCTCAAGCAGGTGCCAGGACTGGACTTGATGGTGCGGAATTTACTTGGACCCTTGGCAGAGCAGTTTTTTTATCTCAACAATATCGCTGCTAGTGTCTTGGTGGGAGAAAATCAACTGCCACACCTTCATGAGCTCCTCTTGGATGCCTGCAAAACTCTAGATTTAGATCCACCCCAACTTTACGTCCATCAGCATCCGGCACCTAATGCTTATACCTTCGCTATGCGGGGTAAGCAGCCTTTTATTGTGTTACACACATCCTTAATTGATATGCTCACCCCCGAAGAAATTCAGGCGGTGATTGCTCATGAACTGGGGCATCTTAAATGTGAACACAGCGTCTACCTGACGCCCCTCAATATCATTATCCTAGCCGCTAGCTTAATCCCGACTTGGGGTTCAGTGATTGCTCAGAGCGTACAGGCACAGCTATTGGAATGGGTACGGTGTGCAGAATTTACATGCGATCGCGCCGCACTCCTCGCCACTCAAAACCCCAGAGTCGTGATGTCAGTTTTGATGAAACTCGCCGGCGGTTCCCCCACTCTCGCCCCCCAACTCAACCTCGATGCCTTCATCGATCAAGCGAGAGCTTACGACGCCATCAGCAGTACCGAACTCGGTGAAATGCTCAAATCAGCACAAACCGCTCAGCTCACTCACCCCGTACCCGTACTCCGAGCTAGAGAGATTGATCGTTGGGCCAGCTCACAAATTTATCAATCTTTGTTGCAGCGGCAAAAAACCGGGTATAATGAGAAAGTTGTCCCCCAGGGCGGGTGGCGAAATTGGTAG